In the Candidatus Omnitrophota bacterium genome, one interval contains:
- a CDS encoding tail fiber domain-containing protein: MKKIFLTALYVVTACSWIEAGQFKATTYYPAPSGVYDRLRFSPRATLPAGDCNAGTVGTIYYDTTSQRLVSCVPNGGSQEWNSLPGVWKQMGENITLGDTANPSLKKVAIGTQTPEMMLTLDADGGILAKGALGAGTTLTTSGWGTRFLWYPKKAAIRAGYVNSSQWDETNIHNYTVAFGSNNLPNGTYSTISGGTDNTTYSWCQGYYCSDGRGYATIGGGQSNVAPVFSTVAGGRFNYAGTVFSNDNFIGGGTSNVMTDKNPGGAAVWYGVIGGGWDNKIIWQEASTIGGGKHNSIEGNSVTIGGGESNSVSTSAAGIIGGGSGNKIINSSYTTIAGGQANEIYTDRSTIGGGLGNTIKTMTDATIGGGQGNTTSGDSATIAGGKNNTTNVEDSVPTPGGDYAAIGGGFANRASGRYAVVGGGNGSTASGEGATISGGGRYLVPAGPPYSTNIPNTASGNFSTISGGRGNTVTGDDATIGGGISNTASGQYSAILGGFGNHATGNYSVIGGGGASAAEGNQANGTYGFIGNGYYNIINGNYSVIGGGFSNRAPGNYAFVGGGGYESNHPSWGRLDPTAGADYSVVVGGQGNRAFGLHSSILGGYANTISAGAQYSAIANGNNNLIGPLGTNAFVANGSNYAGGPSSVAMGKSVSVDSDYSFAYGNGVTLQNTADNTVAFGYSSLPAPAITTANAFVIYNGNLSASGYAKVGVGVVNPSIPGAVMEFASGAYIGTDGQFHPTSSRTLKNDIETLSTEKAVKTLTQLQPVTFRYKSDQEKLRAGFIAEDVPELLAPEDHRTLNTVDIMAVVTKVVQEQQRLIEQQREQIQKQNNELENQRGEIERLKSRVDALR; the protein is encoded by the coding sequence ATGAAAAAAATATTTTTAACTGCCTTGTATGTCGTGACAGCCTGCTCCTGGATCGAAGCCGGGCAGTTCAAGGCCACCACGTATTACCCTGCTCCCTCCGGAGTCTACGACCGGCTCCGCTTTTCACCCCGCGCCACCCTGCCTGCGGGAGATTGCAACGCAGGCACCGTCGGGACCATCTATTACGACACCACCTCGCAGCGTCTTGTTTCCTGCGTTCCCAATGGCGGCAGTCAGGAATGGAATTCCCTGCCGGGCGTCTGGAAACAAATGGGGGAAAACATCACATTAGGAGATACGGCCAATCCCAGCCTGAAAAAAGTTGCGATCGGCACCCAGACGCCGGAAATGATGCTGACGCTGGATGCGGACGGCGGGATCCTGGCCAAGGGGGCTTTGGGGGCCGGCACCACCCTCACCACCTCCGGCTGGGGAACGCGGTTCCTCTGGTACCCCAAAAAGGCTGCAATCCGGGCCGGGTATGTCAACTCCAGCCAGTGGGATGAAACCAATATCCATAATTACACGGTCGCTTTTGGATCCAACAATCTCCCCAACGGGACCTACTCGACCATCAGCGGCGGGACGGACAACACCACTTACAGCTGGTGCCAGGGGTATTACTGCTCGGACGGCCGGGGGTATGCCACCATCGGCGGCGGGCAGAGCAACGTGGCGCCGGTCTTCAGCACGGTTGCCGGCGGGAGGTTCAATTACGCCGGAACGGTCTTCTCCAACGACAACTTCATCGGCGGGGGGACATCCAACGTGATGACGGACAAAAATCCGGGTGGGGCCGCTGTCTGGTACGGCGTAATCGGCGGCGGATGGGACAACAAAATCATCTGGCAAGAGGCCTCCACCATCGGCGGCGGTAAGCATAATTCCATCGAGGGTAATTCCGTCACGATCGGTGGCGGGGAATCCAACAGCGTCTCGACGTCGGCAGCCGGGATAATCGGCGGCGGCAGTGGAAATAAAATTATCAACAGTAGCTATACGACCATCGCCGGCGGGCAGGCCAATGAGATATATACAGATCGCTCCACCATCGGCGGCGGGCTGGGAAACACCATAAAGACAATGACCGACGCCACGATCGGCGGCGGGCAAGGCAATACGACAAGCGGGGATTCCGCCACCATCGCCGGCGGGAAAAATAACACAACCAATGTGGAAGACTCCGTTCCCACCCCCGGAGGGGATTACGCCGCGATCGGCGGCGGATTTGCAAACCGGGCCAGCGGCAGGTATGCCGTTGTTGGCGGCGGGAACGGAAGCACCGCCAGCGGCGAAGGGGCGACAATCTCCGGCGGCGGGCGCTATCTCGTCCCGGCAGGCCCGCCCTATTCCACCAATATCCCCAACACGGCATCCGGTAATTTTTCAACAATTTCCGGCGGCCGCGGCAACACTGTCACAGGGGATGACGCGACCATCGGCGGAGGCATTTCCAACACGGCTTCCGGTCAATACAGCGCCATTCTGGGAGGGTTCGGCAATCACGCCACCGGGAACTACTCCGTCATCGGAGGTGGCGGCGCATCAGCCGCTGAAGGCAATCAGGCGAACGGCACTTATGGTTTCATCGGAAACGGATATTATAACATCATTAACGGAAATTATTCTGTTATCGGCGGGGGGTTCAGCAACCGGGCCCCGGGCAACTACGCGTTTGTCGGCGGCGGCGGATATGAATCAAACCACCCGTCGTGGGGCCGCCTTGATCCTACCGCTGGCGCAGACTATTCTGTTGTCGTCGGCGGTCAGGGCAATCGCGCCTTTGGACTTCACAGCAGCATCCTCGGCGGATACGCCAACACCATCTCCGCCGGAGCCCAATACTCGGCAATTGCTAATGGAAACAACAATTTAATCGGCCCATTAGGTACGAATGCTTTTGTTGCCAATGGTTCAAATTATGCTGGCGGGCCTTCATCTGTGGCTATGGGAAAATCCGTCTCCGTGGACTCGGATTACTCATTCGCATACGGGAACGGGGTGACCCTGCAAAACACAGCGGACAACACCGTTGCCTTCGGGTATTCCTCGTTACCAGCTCCTGCCATTACGACTGCAAACGCCTTTGTGATCTATAACGGCAATCTGTCAGCCAGCGGTTATGCCAAGGTTGGGGTCGGTGTCGTCAACCCCTCGATCCCCGGGGCCGTCATGGAGTTTGCCAGCGGGGCCTATATCGGCACAGACGGGCAGTTCCATCCGACGTCCAGCCGCACATTAAAAAATGATATTGAAACCTTATCCACGGAAAAAGCCGTCAAAACACTGACACAGCTCCAGCCGGTCACATTCCGCTACAAAAGCGACCAGGAAAAATTACGCGCCGGCTTTATCGCGGAAGATGTCCCGGAGCTGCTTGCCCCTGAAGACCATAGGACCCTCAACACCGTCGACATCATGGCCGTGGTCACGAAAGTCGTTCAGGAGCAGCAGAGGCTGATTGAACAGCAACGCGAGCAAATCCAGAAGCAGAACAACGAACTGGAAAATCAGCGCGGGGAAATTGAGCGCCTGAAGTCCAGGGTCGACGCTCTGCGGTAA
- the pyrR gene encoding bifunctional pyr operon transcriptional regulator/uracil phosphoribosyltransferase PyrR produces the protein MTAPAKIMDKENIQRAILRIAHEILEKNKGIEDLCLIGIRTRGAVLAERINACIAQIEGKPIPAGILDITLYRDDLTLISSQPVVHETKIEFDITDKKVVLVDDVLFTGRTIRAALDAIIDFGRPARIQLAVLIDRGHRELPIRADFVGKNIPTAIDENVKVVLSESDHGESDRVIVEQRDNPHSP, from the coding sequence ATGACCGCCCCCGCCAAAATCATGGACAAGGAGAACATCCAAAGGGCCATATTGCGCATTGCCCACGAAATTCTTGAGAAGAACAAGGGGATCGAGGACCTCTGCCTGATCGGGATCCGCACCCGCGGCGCGGTTCTGGCCGAGAGGATCAACGCCTGTATCGCCCAGATCGAAGGCAAGCCGATCCCAGCCGGCATCCTGGATATCACCCTGTACCGTGACGATCTGACTTTGATTTCCTCCCAGCCGGTTGTCCATGAAACGAAAATCGAATTTGATATTACGGATAAAAAAGTCGTGCTTGTGGACGACGTTCTGTTCACGGGCCGCACGATCCGCGCGGCGCTCGACGCCATCATCGATTTCGGCCGCCCGGCCCGGATCCAGCTGGCGGTCCTCATCGACCGCGGCCACCGGGAACTGCCGATCCGCGCGGACTTTGTCGGGAAGAACATCCCGACGGCCATTGATGAGAACGTTAAAGTGGTCCTGTCGGAAAGCGACCACGGGGAATCGGACAGGGTGATCGTGGAGCAGCGGGACAACCCCCATAGCCCTTAG